The following coding sequences lie in one Lolium perenne isolate Kyuss_39 chromosome 2, Kyuss_2.0, whole genome shotgun sequence genomic window:
- the LOC139835776 gene encoding uncharacterized protein: MNDFQEALSDCNLEDIGFIGDPFTWKRGRVSECLDRAVVSPSWSALYPGTVDTDYKDEASQRKPRPKYFEAKWLNEKTFRDVVKEAWQGADREGDGGGVKAKLGRLQEALHAWDATVLMKPRKRLRKAQRDFDIAVSGVLTDESEAKAKELAELIEILLEQEEIQWMQRSRANWLKEGDRNTSFFS; this comes from the coding sequence ATGAATGATTTTCAGGAGGCTCTTTCTGATTGCAATCTAGAGGATATTGGCTTCATTGGGGATCCTTTTACCTGGAAGAGAGGCCGAGTAAGTGAGTGCCTGGACCGGGCTGTTGTGTCACCATCGTGGTCTGCACTCTATCCTGGTACTGTAGACACTGATTATAAAGATGAAGCTTCACAAAGAAAACCTAGACCGAAATACTTTGAGGCCAAATGGCTAAACGAAAAAACTTTCAGAGATGTAGTCAAAGAGGCCTGGCAAGGTGCGGACCGAGAAGGAGATGGGGGTGGCGTCAAGGCAAAGCTGGGCCGTTTGCAGGAGGCTCTCCATGCTTGGGATGCCACAGTACTcatgaaacccaggaagaggctaAGGAAAGCCCAGCGGGATTTTGATATCGCTGTCAGCGGGGTTTTAACGGATGAAAGCGAGGCGAAAGCGAAAGAACTAGCTGAATTAATTGAGATTCTTTTAGAACAAGAGGAGATTCAGTGGATGCAGAGATCTCGTGCAAACTGGTTAAAGGAGGGAGATCGCAATACCtcctttttttcataa